A section of the Prochlorococcus sp. MIT 1341 genome encodes:
- the alaS gene encoding alanine--tRNA ligase, with protein sequence MTVNRQRPSQKNHPHSGDEIRSAFIKFFTERDHLVIPSASLVPEDPTVLMTIAGMLPFKPIFLGQEKAPAARAVSSQKCIRTNDIENVGRTARHQTFFEMLGNFSFGDYFKQEAITWAWELSTEVFGLNPEHLVISIFRDDHEAETIWRDVVGVNPKRIIRMDEKDNFWSSGPTGPCGPCSELYYDFKPQLGVEHIDLDDDDRFIEFYNLVFMEYNKDTHGSLTPLSNKNIDTGMGLERMAQILQKAPNNYETDLIYPIILKASSLANINYKKIDNQKRTSLKIIGDHSRAITFMISDGIRASNLGRGYILRRLIRRVIRHGKLINIKKPFLGEMGDAVIELMKSTYPKLLERRNVILLELEREESRFLETLERGEKLLTEILSKNPKKISGNTAFELYDTFGFPLELTQEIIAEHGISVELEGFEKAMKKQRERAKAATASIDLTTQGALDKMVSSTSSTVFEGYEILEKKSSVVGMVVNGESDKQVQPGDNVDIALDVTSFYGEGGGQVGDCGVITSNEESNNNLLIRISGVTRKKNIFIHNGKLIQGKIALGDVVKTKVNQNLRKRAQANHTATHLLQSALKNILGEEISQAGSLVDFNRLRFDFNYSCGVTTQELIEIEKLINYWISEAYDLEINYMSLEKAKAMGALAMFGEKYESKVRVVDIPGVSKELCGGTHVRNTSEIGLFKIINESGISAGIRRIEAIAGPAVLEFLNERDEIVNQLTNRFKAQPNEVCTRVIALQQELKETNKELVLAREELAIAKAITLIEEAIDIADNKVLIKRLDGLSGVALQKAAEKLIAKLGEKTAVILGGLPTPQDQKKVILVAAFGKGLLSRGLKAGKFIGEIAKICDGGGGGKDHLAQAGGRNGVALGKALATSMSKLEEELQ encoded by the coding sequence ATGACGGTTAACAGGCAAAGACCTTCACAAAAAAACCATCCACATAGTGGTGATGAGATAAGGAGCGCCTTCATCAAGTTCTTTACCGAGCGTGATCATTTAGTTATTCCTAGCGCCTCACTTGTCCCTGAAGACCCAACAGTCCTAATGACAATTGCTGGGATGCTCCCTTTCAAACCAATTTTTTTAGGGCAAGAAAAAGCACCTGCGGCTAGAGCAGTAAGCTCGCAAAAATGCATACGTACTAACGATATAGAAAATGTAGGGCGCACAGCAAGGCATCAAACATTTTTCGAGATGCTAGGGAACTTCTCATTTGGGGATTATTTCAAGCAAGAAGCAATTACTTGGGCTTGGGAACTCAGCACTGAAGTCTTTGGCCTGAACCCAGAACATCTAGTCATTAGTATTTTTCGTGATGATCATGAGGCTGAAACAATTTGGCGAGATGTTGTAGGCGTTAACCCTAAACGAATCATACGTATGGATGAAAAAGACAACTTTTGGTCTTCTGGACCAACGGGTCCATGCGGTCCGTGTTCAGAACTTTATTATGATTTTAAGCCACAGTTAGGCGTTGAACATATTGATCTTGATGATGATGATCGCTTTATCGAATTCTATAACCTTGTCTTTATGGAATACAACAAAGATACTCACGGCTCATTAACCCCGCTATCTAACAAAAATATTGATACTGGTATGGGACTGGAGCGCATGGCTCAGATTCTTCAAAAAGCTCCGAACAACTATGAAACAGACCTTATTTATCCAATAATTCTAAAAGCATCATCTCTCGCAAATATCAACTACAAAAAAATAGACAATCAAAAAAGAACATCGCTGAAGATTATTGGGGATCATAGTCGAGCAATCACATTTATGATCAGCGATGGCATCAGAGCAAGCAACCTAGGTCGTGGTTATATTCTAAGACGACTAATTCGTAGAGTCATTCGACATGGAAAACTAATAAACATTAAAAAACCATTTCTAGGAGAAATGGGAGACGCAGTAATTGAACTAATGAAATCAACCTATCCTAAATTACTAGAAAGGCGTAATGTGATTTTATTAGAATTAGAAAGAGAGGAAAGCCGATTCTTAGAAACACTCGAGCGCGGAGAAAAATTACTCACAGAAATTTTATCAAAAAACCCAAAGAAAATTAGCGGAAATACAGCCTTTGAACTGTATGACACCTTCGGATTTCCTTTAGAACTAACTCAAGAAATTATCGCGGAGCATGGAATATCCGTTGAATTAGAAGGCTTTGAAAAAGCTATGAAAAAACAAAGAGAAAGAGCAAAAGCAGCTACTGCAAGTATTGATTTAACAACCCAAGGTGCCCTAGATAAAATGGTTTCTAGTACAAGTTCGACTGTATTTGAAGGCTATGAAATTCTTGAGAAAAAAAGCAGTGTCGTAGGAATGGTAGTCAATGGGGAGTCAGATAAACAGGTTCAACCTGGTGACAACGTAGATATAGCACTTGACGTGACATCATTTTATGGCGAAGGTGGTGGTCAGGTAGGTGATTGTGGCGTAATTACATCCAATGAAGAATCAAATAATAATCTATTAATTCGAATCAGTGGTGTCACTCGTAAGAAAAATATTTTCATTCATAATGGTAAATTAATTCAAGGTAAAATAGCTTTAGGAGATGTTGTCAAGACGAAAGTCAATCAAAACCTACGTAAACGTGCCCAAGCAAATCATACAGCTACACATCTTCTTCAATCAGCCCTAAAAAATATCCTTGGAGAAGAGATCAGCCAAGCAGGTTCTCTTGTTGACTTCAATCGTCTCCGCTTTGATTTTAACTATTCATGTGGAGTGACCACACAAGAATTAATCGAGATTGAAAAGCTCATCAATTACTGGATATCAGAAGCATATGATCTAGAAATAAACTACATGTCTCTTGAGAAGGCGAAGGCTATGGGTGCATTAGCTATGTTCGGTGAAAAATATGAGAGTAAAGTTCGAGTCGTAGATATTCCGGGAGTTTCAAAAGAATTATGTGGGGGTACTCATGTAAGAAATACTTCCGAAATTGGGCTTTTTAAAATCATTAATGAAAGTGGTATATCCGCGGGAATTCGACGCATTGAAGCCATAGCAGGGCCTGCCGTTTTAGAATTCTTAAATGAAAGAGATGAAATAGTTAATCAGTTAACCAATAGATTTAAGGCTCAACCAAACGAAGTTTGTACAAGGGTTATTGCTTTACAACAGGAACTTAAGGAAACTAACAAAGAACTTGTGCTTGCGCGTGAGGAATTAGCAATTGCAAAAGCAATTACTCTAATTGAAGAGGCAATTGATATTGCAGATAATAAGGTTCTCATAAAAAGGCTTGATGGCCTCAGTGGAGTCGCACTGCAGAAAGCAGCAGAGAAATTAATAGCAAAATTAGGAGAAAAGACTGCTGTTATTCTCGGTGGCCTACCAACACCTCAAGATCAAAAGAAGGTCATTCTAGTTGCTGCATTTGGCAAAGGTCTGCTTTCAAGAGGCTTAAAAGCAGGAAAGTTTATAGGCGAAATTGCAAAAATTTGCGATGGTGGAGGTGGGGGAAAAGATCATCTAGCTCAGGCAGGAGGTCGCAATGGCGTAGCCCTTGGGAAGGCTTTAGCAACCTCAATGAGCAAACTGGAAGAAGAACTACAGTAA